The following nucleotide sequence is from Harmonia axyridis chromosome 5, icHarAxyr1.1, whole genome shotgun sequence.
ggtgaatcaccctgtatatcctaaAGATACTGcgacaaaaaaacaaaaatttcagcgcttaaccgtAACAGAGCGTAGCTTCAATGGTTGAACATCCTGCATATCCATACCGATATGTCACGTATTTACTCTACATCAGagatacataaaaaaaatgcaCAGTGCCGCCAACAGTTAAGTGTAAGCGTGACCGAATTTTCGTTTTGAGACACCGATTTCCTCAACATATATTGCTCCCAATTACGAATTCAAAACAACTATGTAAATATCAGTACGTTCCTCTTTAATATGCCGATCACTTTCTTCTGTTAACAGTAAATACTGTACCAGCTTCAGTATTAACGATGAAACAAGAAGAAATTATCAGTGTTTGCCAATAATAAGAAGCTACATGCCGCACTACTCACGACCGCATCATAATATCCTTCTTCGCCAAATAAAGTTTCTATAATTTTCCCAATTTGCAAATGTGTTCGCTGATTTAGTGATCAGTTTCTCTTAACTTTCTTCTAGTCAACAGAATTTTATGATATTCTTCCATAAGTTATGAAGAGGTTGTCGTTGTTCGATATGAATATTGGGTTGACTTTATCCTTATTATTTGTGGGtgagttttttattttgttatttcgtGAACGTATTTAGGCACCATACTTTTGTCAGTATGGATcatttggaaatattttagTTGTTAATGGGCATATCCTTATTATAAAACTGGAagtgtttttatatttatcttatACTAAGTAGGTaattaaatgttcaatatttgATGCGAAGACTCTTGCATGTATTACATTACAAACTATACAAACCGGTAAAATTGGGGAGAAAAACAAAATCTCCACGAAGTTTGTAGGTCATATTTTCTTGAGTTTGATCTattttagcatttttttttaattgcagtGATTTTTAATTGTAATGATTCATAGAGGAGACAACTGTTCAGTTACTTAATTTATTTGTTatgcagggtgattcactgtGATGACCTAttaggagtttatggaaaactaatcacaattttgtgctgTAAATTTGCATGTTGTAGTTTGAGACaatcatctttttttatataatagaatattttcagatctctacaacttccgattataccggaaacatactacaacttccttatttcaaatggcacactcactatattattgcatcattagatagttcatgagttaatgggatttttatgaaaacaaTGGTGGTGacgaggattcacatttttctgaatatttctgcagaaaaagtttttttcgaaaaaacatttttcattttcgactATGCAAATGCGTAGTATTAAAAACTGTTCGCGGTTTGGCCGAAAAATGTACAgtgtgtttatcagaagatcatggaCCTGGACAACTGAAATTcgtcaaaactcaagattttaaaACAAGAActtatattttcataaaatcagtcgattataagtaaaaaaagagtgggggttacttgagcaaatcctatgaatacttcaagagttttttcgaaaaaaaaaattcctccagaaatattcaaaaaatgtgagcccgcgtcgccaccatttttttcataagaattccattaactcatggACCGAGggatttttacccaaggtatgacatatctctgaaattgtcattaaaagagctatctaatgatgccatttgaaataaggaaatagtaGTCTATTtgcggtataaccggaagttgtaaagatctggaaatattttagacagaaagatcattttctcaaaccccaatatggaaattttcagcacaaaataatgattagttttccataaaagtCTGTATACaggggtgaacaaaaataatgaaaagtaaGCTTTTATTCGGAACACACTGTAGACTTGTAGATTGAATCGATGACAGGCTATAATGTCTACGAACATATTTTCTGAACATTTCCTCCTTTTAGTAATGAcgatatcttaattttgaaagaaataacagcACATTCAAAGGTTTCAAAggtataccaaaaaaaattgttgattgtATTAAAGAATGGCAATTAATAACTTGATTTACCGttaatttttcattcacaaaGGGACCATATAGACTGCTGAAAATGATCTAAATTTAATTTCCAGACTTTAACTTTTTGTTaagaaattttgacacgcaaaTTTGATACTAACGAAAAATAATCAGATGATTTTTCAGAAACTGACATTGTTTACATATTTTCCAGGATTTCCTTTTCTTGGTATATCTCTGATAAACTCCCAGTACACCTTACCAAATGAACCTATTAAAGATGCACTGTACTTGCACAACACGTCGATATCCAATCTAACCCTCAGAGATTGCAGTTTTCGACCTTCCAATAACCCAAACGTTTGCCCAGATCAAGACATCCGTTTTATCCTTTACACACCAGGAGGCAAAAGACAAATCTTCGACTATCAACAACACGATTGGTTGAGGCAAAGTGATTGGGATCCAGACAAAGAAAATATATTACTGTTTCATGGCTATGCTGGAGGAGATGAAACTTTGCCCATGGTGGTACTCAAAGATGGTAAGACCAATAGTACAGGatagtttttccaaaaattcatatGTTGATTGAAGCAACTATACCTATATAGTTACATTCGTTTAACGGCGTTTTGACAACGATGTTGGGATCATCACGAACTAAAAGTCAACGGCAATAAATATTAGTTCTTGATTATGACAACATCGTTGTTAGAACGGCGTTAAATGTGTATAAAGATTCTGTAGTGTAGTGTAGTGAAGTTGCTTCAAACTCGGCGGGaggaaagttgtacacctatgtacttgacttgtacttcaaatcttaattgaaataatttggaaGCTTTAGATTACCACAGCGtgttaattttttatgaattattatttcatcaggCTTTTTGTTCTCTGATTATCCATtcgatatacactgcgcaaaagaattaacgcacattatgaaaatctcaaatttattctacaactgaaggtgttctcaatgataattttttttatcagaattatgcatgcatcatatgttatccactttcaacgtttttcttcaatacagatgttttttcccagcaggaataaaaaaaggtgagattatcagattttgaatgtattggctccattctgaaatcagatgttctcgatcaattctagtgatcaatagtttttcttccgtttgattttctacactcgatcgctatgcaatgcgaaacacgcaatttgatccAATacgaatgtgcccaagcggtagttttgcgagaagaaggatggacatacacaagaattgcagaaaggtttggagtttcccatacaagtgtgtccagaatgttgcagcgattcagggagacaggtatgaatgtccgaagaccaggacagggtagaccacgggtaacaactgccattcaagaacgttacttgagagtttcttcgttgagacaaagttttgcaaccgctcgcctccttcaaaatcagcttgagcaaactcatggggtgcaaattagcactcagacaataagaaatcgcctcagagactATGATTTAaagcctcgtgtcgcggcaagaggctcAGCTCTTAGCctagcccatcgaagggcgcgtttagattttgcgagagagcatatccattggggagaggctgattgggaaagagtgcactgagcatatctttcatgtggacgtctgtatacaagggaacgtcgatcacaatggtagaggcagaatctagactcatctgtgaagagaactctttcccaatcagcctcttcccaatggatatgctctctcgcaaaatccaaacgcgcccttcgatgggatGGGGTAAGagcttcagttgtagaataaatttgagattttcataatgtgcgttaattcttttgcgcagtgtagttgttcaaagaaaaaaaattttagccTACATCAGAAATGGTTCCTACAACGTCTGGTTTGTGGATTGGGGAGTTCTATGTCAACCACCATGCTACAGAGCTGCAGTTCACAACACCAAAGCTGTAGCTATGTGTACTGGTCATCTGCTAACTCAATTGAGGAAAGATGGTTTGGACACTGATAGAGTTACTTGTGTTGGACATTCTTTAGGTAAGTTTTCGCTCAGTATTTCTGACAAAGACATTGGTTAAGGCGATCTTATTTTTTTAGGTGCTCATATTTGcggtcaaatttcaaaattcgtaGTATTCAGAATGCATAGAATTGTTGGTTTGGATCCTGCAAGACCTTTGATAACTAACAATATCAAACTGAACAGCGGAAGTGCAGGTGCTGTACATGTCTTACATACAAATGCTGGACATTATGGTGAAGGAGGTAGATCAGGCCATGTTGACTTCTGTATAAATGGTGGAAAGGTACAACCTTTCTGCGAAAATGTTGGATGTAAGTTTAccctctcagagtaataaacatagataaagggggctcatgtcattttcagtaagcaaattttgtccccaacatgaactattaaatttggcatgaagcgctCGGAAGTGAAAACAaacagtgatacgatatttcgaTCAATTTGCtagtttctctacaaagaactcaattcttatgtctcatagtgaatcaactcaaaatacactgcgctaaaaaattaacgcacattatggaaatctcaaatttattctacaactgaaattgttctcaatgataattatttttatcagaattatgcatgcatatgttatccactttcaacgtttttcttcaatacagatgttttttcccagcaggaataaaaaaagatgagattatcagattttgaatgtattggctccattctgaaatcagttgttctcgatcaattttagtgatcaatagtttttattCTGTTTAATTTTCTACACTCgctcgctatgcaacgcgaaacacgcaatttgacccaagaggaatgtgcccaagcggtagttttgcgagaagaagggtggacatacacaagaattgtaGAAAGTTTCCCAaccagcctcttcccaatgtaTATGCTCTcacgcaaaatccaaacgcgcccttcgatgggctggggtaagagctgggcctcttgccgcgacacgaggccttaaatcatattctctgaggcgatttcttattgtctgagtgcaaatttgcaccccatgagtttgctcaagctgattttgaaggaggcgagcggttgcaaaccgttgtctcaacaaagaaactctcaagtaacgttcttgaatggcagttgttacccgtggtctaccctgtcctggtcttcggacattcaaacctgtctccctgaatcgctgcaacattctggacacacttgtatgggaaactccaaacctttctgcaatgaaacgaaagaaaaacaattgatcactagaattgatcgagaacaactgatttcagaatggagccaatacaatCAAAACCTGATAATctcttctttttttattcctgctgggaaaaaacatctgtattgaagaaaaacgttgaaagtggataacatatacatgcataattctgataagaataattatcattgagaacaccttcagttgtagaataaatttgagatttccatgaggtgcgttaattttttggcgcagtgtatattgaatatatcagaaattcagaaaacaaactccaagcgcaccaaacgacgtaaaacaacgatgacactagaagagcataagtagccaaaccttggatttcagcaggtagatgcagaaaattataaatattctgcatactataaattcgacaataaggaaatatatcggattccaaatatacaaatttgaatatttaattgagaatcactcaaataaatatatttcattcaatataatatacattcataacgatttagtgaaattgtgtatttgaaaatatatcacaatccgacaacgtaatctaaccatgttggggacatgtaaaaattgcctaaactccctctatctttgtttattactcAATGGTTTATACCCAAATGCCCTCCATGAAAGTTATCCATTATTTTCCTAATTTACAGTCGACGATCAGCTTTGCAGTCATGTTTGGGCTGTTTGCTACATGGCTGAGAGCATTTTTCCCAACTTGGCGAAAAAGGCAGAGCCATGTTCTAGAAGGTGTCCCTCAGGGCCCCGTCCTGGGCACCGCATTGGtataccgatttttatgggacAGCAAACACCCTTATCGTGAGTTTCAGCTATTATCGGAATCATAGAATGTTGTATTAATGCAGATACTTTTTTAGTGCTTCTGGATCGTACTGTATAAGAGATAAATCACCTCCATATTGTCCTACCGAAGTTGGCGGCTTTGGAGATCCTAGGTGCTGTTTGAAGGCACCAGATTACAAACCACCATCTACAACACCTATGAATGATGTCGatactataaaaaataaaataatttattgaaaattgtgtTTATTTATTAAGATGGATATCTACTTTGCTCGAAGGAATTTGCAATTTGATAAGGTTTGAATTATCGACAAAAAACCAAGAATATTATGTCAGTTGATTCTTGATTAATTATCTTTTTTGCGTTAGAATGAAATGACATTAGGACAATGTTGAAGTCATTAATCATAATTGATGTTAGTTATCTTATGGCTTCAAACTGTGTAATTGTTTTGGTTGCGAAATAACTTGAAGAATTGCACAGATGATTCTATATGGTTCTGTACTTGACACACAAATCgattttctaataattttgttattcaatattaaaGGTGCTAATTGCAAAACTTCACTCGGGATAAGTACTTCAAGGATTTTTGTTCATTACAGGTCATTGCATTTCAATCATCTATGCATACCCTTTAACATAAAGGTCACATGAGAAGACACAGTTTTAAGATTGATGGGGTCAGAATATTATAgtttatatattaaatattatagtttatagtttgaaataaattagttctcaatgataagattttcataagaaattaaatgataacttttcgatatcatttttgtagtacgattcgtctttcgcttcaaaataggcctcagtttcggcgattacttcttcattgcctctaaatttctttctagccagcattcttttgaggtctgagaacaggaaaaagtcgctgggggccagatctggcgaatacggtggatgcagaagtaattcgaagccaattcatgcaattttgccattgttttcattgatttgtgacacggcgcattgtcttgatgaaacagcacctgtttttcttcaaatgaagccgtttttcaacgatttcatcctttaaacgatccaataacgctatataataatcgcttttGATGGTCTAGCCgatttgaaggtaatcaataaatattataccttgcgcatcctagaatactaatgccataaccttgccagctgactgttgtgtttttcctcgctatGGAttaggttcatcgtgtgcagtccactcagctgactttcgattggactccggagtgaaatgatggtgccatgtttcattcattgtcacatatcgacgcaaaaattcaggttttttgcacttaaatagcttcaaacactgctcagaacccttaacacgttattgcttttcatcgattgtgagctcacgcggcacccattttgcacacaagtttctcatgtacaaatattcgtgaatgatatgaagtacacgttcagatgatatcttcgcaatatctgctatctcgatcaacttcactttacattcattcaaaattcttttgtgaacttttttgattttttcatcggtcacagactcttttgggcgtccactagGTTCGCCgtattcggtgctcatttcaccacgtttaaacttagcataccaatcgattatggttgattttcctggtgaagACCtcaaaaactcttcatcaagccaagattttgcttcaactatattttttcccttcaaaaagcaatatttcaaacAGCACACAAAatacttttttccatcttttttcaaataacaaaagtagctacactcacaacgcaatatctcacaaactaatggtcggactgctgtcaaatttcgacgtattgtttgaaggttggtactgactaaaaaacatatggatttaatactagcaccgccatctgtgcatcagaccggggacttctcaatttttcaattggGCTAATGTGGATTTTGATTTTTAGGATTGCCAATTAGACTCTAATTTAGTATTACTAATTGAGTCCGCTATAGTTGCACTAAATTGTATCTAGTTAATCGTCTAACTATTCATGGGAATCTGAAAATCCACATGCTAAGAAACACATTCTCATCATGAACTTATGGTTAACATTTGGTGTGAAGTAATATGTGAATGTTCAATAAGTCTTTTCAAACTGCCAATCAATTTGAATGGCCCTTTTTTTTAATGCTAAATTGGAGTACAAATTGGAAATCCTCATGCAAAAAAATCTTAAAGGTGCCAATTTTCTAATCGAAAttgtaaaaacaaaaaaattataacaaaattaaatgCATTTACAAACTTTACCCAGTTTCTAAAACTAGGAAAATTAATTTGTATGAGGCATATTGGATGAATCATCATATTTCATGAACTAAAAgctattttcaagaaataagaCCATCATTTTCTAAAGTGTGATTCAATGTCAAAAGAATAAAGATTCTCCCAATTGATTGCATAGAATATTAATTCCATTAGATAGGTATGTttatatatttgaattcatGAAACTTCTCACCCTAATTTTACTCTTTGTATTGAGCAACAATAATAACTTTCCTACCAAttagtttcattcaattcacTAATGCTTTCGAGAATAATTCCAAATGGACATTAGGTAGGTAGTTAAAATCCCTTTTTCATTTCGTTTTGAATTCTGCCCTCTTCGGAAATAGTTATTAGGAATgattcattttttcttgaactgTCACAAATGTTGTACCtaaatcaaaatgaagaaaCCCAAACTTTGTTAATGCTTTCAGACAATCCATTGAGATATTGTAATTTTCGAAGAAAGGTTTCCATTGATGAAATACAGGGTGCGTATTAAGAAAAAGTTTTACCTGTATTTGTTTCTGTCATTGAGAGAAAATACATATGCAAAGATCTGGAACAATGCATCTCTTCGAATTTTACTGAAACTTATCAATAATTCAAAAGGAGGTAGGTtctatttaataattttattcatcattGAGTCTTTGCTCTGTCACTGTTTGTTCTTATGTAAGCAATGCGATTTGTAAAATTGCACAATTCGGACGAGACTTCAATGGACAACAATTATTTCGATTTCGTCCTTTGAATACTTATTCAAAAGTTGCCTAAAAATCGCTTTCTATCGATATGAACAGTATTATTGCATGAACTTCAATCATTTCCAATACTAGTTCAAATGAATTCGTACGCATCAATCTTCTGGCCTTGCATAGGTGTATTTTTCTAGTAGAATCTTAGTCTTCATCTTCTTTTTAATCGACGTTTAAAAATGTGTGATCCGTTATGATAGCGCTTCATCGAACAGGTTCAcggtttttcaaattagatctTGACGTTATGGTTTCGATATTGCAGAGACGGCGATGATTTTTAGTGACCATTATGTGTGTACGCGTCTTCTATATTCTTATTGGTGAGTTTGTTACCGTACCCTATTATTTCTATGAGTAACATAGACATGCATGATCACATAGATCTGAATTCCTACAATTTTCTAGTTTTTGTGAATTGTTTGAGTTACTTGAATCACTTGCGAATACACTAGAGAACATGTTTAATTTACCGGtgttttcaatttaaaattttttaggaTATTTTTCGAATCGAATGTCGAAAGTTTCAATGAATAAAGATCTATTTTAGAATTAAAATgccaatgaatattattatttccgAGATGTAAGACAGTTAGTGTTCTTGGTTTtaaattcttcatttcattcaaaattgtgGAGAGGCTCCTATCTATGAAATTACTTGATTTGTTTAGTATGTTATGGTATAAAAACTTGAAAGTTGagctttccatattttcacgTGAAATGGTTTGAACTACGGAAATACTTCAATaccaatttttatttcgaaatgagGAAGTTCAAGGAAATAGACCAATGTCCGTAAATATTGAtattaaataagaaaaaacacccagtataaacgtgaatttttttgaaactttACTACATTTTTTAAAGAATTCATCTTCAGATTTGTCTGGGTTAAAAGTTCACGtatttgaattcatattttttcttaattGAGAGTTTTTGTCAAATGTACATCATAACCTTTTATATCATAAAGCTCAAGCCGCTATGAATTATTGGACAAAGTATGTTTGAACTTCTTTCAATAAACtagaaaacattcaaaattaaaggaaaaaaattcagacgATATTGAAATTCTTCGTCGATTTCAAATATCACCACAGATGAATATATTCTTGTTTCAGGTAGTTTCACCTTTCTAGATTCACAAATTTACCTAGATGGCaatcttcaaaatgaatttgtattgtgtattatttcaaatgacacacccagtatattaccGCATCATTAGTTATAGCtcttttgatgacaatttcaggtCGTATCTTGTGTAAAAACCCAACGATTTATGAGGTAATGGGTTTTTTCGtcgatttcaaatattgaatattaaggGACAAAATGACAATAGATGAATATATTCAGGTTTGAGGTAGTTTCACTTTTCTAGATTTACAAATTTACCTAGATGGCATtcttaaaaataaatttgtattgtgtattatttcaaatgacacacccagtatattactGCATCATTAGTTAGCTCTTTTGATAACAATTTCAGGTCATACCTTGGGttaaaattcaacggttcatgagttaatggtaTTCTTATGCAAAAAATGGGAATCGAATTTTAgattctttctgtgttttccggaagtcacagactagttaggaattgcggttttttctcatttaaagttcttcctcgattactcctgaagtatttattttaggtatagggttttctTGAGTAACCCCACTactttcaaataatgaaaaatattggttctaatttgaaagtcttgagttttaatgaatttgagttgtccaagttcatgatcttcttataaacaccctgatGTACATTTTTAGTTCAAACTTCGAACAGGTTTGAAATACTACGTAGTTGCAGAATCGAaagtaaaaaatgttttttcgaaaaaaactttttctgcagaaataatCAATAAACGGTGGGTCCTGGTCACCACcactttttttataagaataaaATTAACTCATGAACAGTTGAGTTTctaccaaggtatggcatattgctgaaattgtcataaaaaagctatttaatgatgcaatgatactctgggtgtgccatttgaaataaagaagtagtagtctgtacTTTGTTTCCGgtgtaaccggaagttgtagagatctgaaaatattttagggagcaAGATCATTGACCCAatccccaatatgcaaattttcagctcaagattatgattagtttcccaaaaacgtctaataggccattccggtgattcattaattcataatgaatatcaAGAATTGTCCAACATTTCCTCTCTTACTGCTTTAAAGCCTTCTAAAATTCATGAATTGGATTATTGAATCGATAGAGCATCCGATTTTTGTTGGCATTGAAAtgttatgttttttttcgatattctgcttgaattttctatgcagGTTACGCtatcatcatgaaattttgcacaagggtcaaaattgtcattttacattcaaaaatgaattttcatctcTATGTAATCTGCAGTTTTATAATTAACAGGGAAACAACTTTTCAAATGGAACCTCTAGTCAGATTTTGCCTATTAACTTACTCAAGTGATACATTCGATATCCGAATataccctaaaaatttcaagtttgaaagttatcgtgtatacggCCAGATGGACGGACAGATTCGAACTTGAGTACAGATTTGTCAtcagcatagagtaataaacatagatagagggagtatacgcaattttacatgtccctaacatggttagcttacgttgttggattgtgatatattttcaaatgcacaattttactatattgttatgaatgtatattatattgaatgaaatatatttatatgagtgagtcccgattaaatatgcaaatttggaatccgatatttttccttattgtcaaatatcaagcagaatatttcctattttctgtatctacctgaaatccaaggtttggcaacttttgcctcctagtgtcatcggttgtttcatatcgtttggcgcgcttgaagtttgttttctgaatttctgatatatttaggtattcatttcaatatattttgagttaatataaaacgttgattcaccatgggacataagaagtgcgttctttgtggagaaactcgcgaatttagtgaaatatcatatcactgatatgttttcattaccgcgcgct
It contains:
- the LOC123679701 gene encoding phospholipase A1 VesT1.02-like; translation: MKRLSLFDMNIGLTLSLLFVGFPFLGISLINSQYTLPNEPIKDALYLHNTSISNLTLRDCSFRPSNNPNVCPDQDIRFILYTPGGKRQIFDYQQHDWLRQSDWDPDKENILLFHGYAGGDETLPMVVLKDAYIRNGSYNVWFVDWGVLCQPPCYRAAVHNTKAVAMCTGHLLTQLRKDGLDTDRVTCVGHSLGAHICGQISKFVVFRMHRIVGLDPARPLITNNIKLNSGSAGAVHVLHTNAGHYGEGGRSGHVDFCINGGKVQPFCENVGFDDQLCSHVWAVCYMAESIFPNLAKKAEPCSRRCPSGPRPGHRIGIPIFMGQQTPLSASGSYCIRDKSPPYCPTEVGGFGDPRCCLKAPDYKPPSTTPMNDVDTIKNKIIY